A stretch of Hippoglossus hippoglossus isolate fHipHip1 chromosome 20, fHipHip1.pri, whole genome shotgun sequence DNA encodes these proteins:
- the rpl21 gene encoding 60S ribosomal protein L21, whose translation MTNTRGKRRGTRYMFSRPFRKHGPIPLSTYMRIYKKGDIVDIKGTGTIQKGMPHKCYHGKTGRVYNVTQHAVGIIVNKQVKGRILAKRINVRIEHVKHSKSRDSFLQRVKENESKKMEAKQKGSWVELKRQPAPPREAHFVSTKKNVPQLLEPIPYEFMA comes from the exons ATGACGAACACCAGAGGCAAGAGGAGGGGGACCCGGTACATGTTCAGCAGGCCATTCCGCAAGCACG GCCCAATCCCCCTGTCCACTTACATGCGTATCTACAAGAAGGGTGACATCGTTGACATCAAG GGCACAGGCACCATTCAGAAGGGAATGCCCCACAAGTGTTACCATGGCAAGACAGGACGTGTCTACAACGTAACCCAACATGCTGTCGGCATCATTGTCAACAAGCAGGTCAA GGGCAGGATCCTGGCCAAGAGGATCAACGTGCGCATTGAGCATGTGAAGCACTCAAAGAGCAGGGACAGTTTCCTGCAGCGCGTCAAGGAGAACGAGAGCAAAAAGATGGAGGCCAAGCAGAAGGGCAGCTGGGTGGAACTGAAGCGTCAG CCCGCTCCTCCCCGTGAGGCTCACTTCGTCAGCACCAAGAAAAACGTGCcacagctgctggagcccaTCCCCTACGAGTTCATGGCTTAA